A genomic region of Papaver somniferum cultivar HN1 chromosome 7, ASM357369v1, whole genome shotgun sequence contains the following coding sequences:
- the LOC113293257 gene encoding uncharacterized protein LOC113293257, with translation MTDSHNDTSKDGVSRDDISTDAPLRNVRSWINVDFTTMEESLRGGESISEDYMIILNDVQSPAVSLESNTDEGVDKNIIMDKQHIDEAHSSLRNGETEDPQNPQPNGGSNAINGDFNIVEPPNDLETPQVSIPPVTSSYKYEIVDL, from the exons ATGACTGATTCCCATAACgacacttccaaagatggtgtttccagagatgacatctctacggatgcacctttaagaaatg TGAGAtcctggatcaatgtagactttacgacgatggaagaaagtcttcggggcggagaatCCATAAGTGAGGACTACATGATAATATTAAATgatgtgcagtccccagccgtttctttg gaatccaacacCGATGAGGGagttgat aaGAATATTATTATGGATAAACAACATATTGATGAAGCACATTCTTCCTTGAGGAATGGAGAGACGGAGGATCCTCAAAATCCACAACCGAATGGAGGTAGTAatgccattaatggtgatttcaaCATTGTTGAGCCTCCAAATGACTTAGAAACTCCCCAAGTAAGTAttcctcctgtaacttcttcatataagtatgaaattgttgacttgtga
- the LOC113299029 gene encoding protein kish-like has product MSALFNFHSFLSVVLLVICTCTYVKMQFPTILQQKTGFRGFFWKAARIGERLSPWVAVGCFAMGVSIIIF; this is encoded by the exons ATG TCTGCGCTCTTCAATTTTCACTCGTTTTTGTCAGTGGTGTTACTAGTAATCTGTACTTGTACCTACGTTAAGATGCAATTTCCCACTATTCTCCAACAGAAAACCGG GTTTCGAGGTTTCTTCTGGAAGGCAGCCAGAATAG GCGAACGTTTGAGTCCCTGGGTGGCGGTGGGGTGCTTTGCGATGGGTGTGTCAATTATAATCTTCTAG